The genomic stretch TTCCTGGCCAATGATGTAACTGTAAGTACTCTCCTTATCAGTCAGGACTCAATGACATTTATATTTGTTAGCATTTTGAGTTTTAATGTTTGAAGTTTCTAAATCTTCTGGGACAAACTTTATGCATTTAGCGATTATTCTTTTCATGTAACAGCTAAACCAAAAATATAGTGATTTGTCAGTTGACAGGCAACTTAAAAAGTGTACACTATTTTTGTTTCTTAGCTGTAAGGCCTGTAACCTACTGCACTTTGGATCCACAGACTGCCTTTTCTTTGAAAATCCAGATCGAAGTCTGAAAATTTTAAGTGACTTTGTTTTTTGTAACTTGAAAGAGCATGAAAGCTCATTTCCCATTATCCAATGGCTTGCTGAGTGAATTATATGGAGCGCAATTAGCCCATCATTTTAGCTACTATTAAAGAAGTCTTTATGTGAGGAACTGTCGATGTTAGAGTTTTGCTGAATCGAATATCTCCTCGAGGAATTGTTACTATCTCATTTGTCTGAATTTGTTCGTAACTTAGTATGACTTTGTATTTACGGGTGATGGGAGAAGTACTTCTTTTAATCAAGTTTCGAAGAGTGCTGTAGTGAGAGTTTTCGAGCCCAAAAGAGCCCTTTTACAATTATACGGGTAAACTTGAGGGTGTTTGCCCTAATTAGGTTTCGAGCCCAAAGGAGCCTAATTGCAATTATATGGGTAAAACTTGTTTGCTTAGTACAATAAGAACGTGCTTCTTAAATAAATTTGGGCAATTGTATGCTATATTACTCAGACTCCATAAGCAGAAACCAAGAAGTGTACATGTCAAAATCTCCGACTCGATTGCTTTATGAAAAACTTTCATATTTTTGCTTAAAATGAAGCGTCCAAGTGTCATACCCATGTCCGAGTGTTGAGTATCACAAACGTGTACGATATAGTATTGAGAGTGAGAGTAACATAGATGGTAGTATGGTACAATACTAAATTTATACTATATTCAGCTGAAAATAACCATCTTATTTCATGCAACAGTTTTTGTTGTTTATAAATTATAGTTGTATCTAAGTTAATTATGCTTCTACTAGAGCTAAAGAGTCGTTATTCTTTTGCTTTTTGAGTACTATAAAACTGACTCACTAAAGTTAAGGTGATTTCTACATTATGATGTAGTAGTCTTTCGATGTAATTTTCATTAGGGTCATTTGGATTTCGGAAACAAACTCTTAGTATTTTCATTACATGGAGAAGGCCGTGTACATACAACCTTCCTAACCTCGCCAGAAGCAGGAGTTTGTAATGTACTAGAACAATGTTGTACTAGCTGATATTGGTCTCCGCATGATGTGCTGCATTATGATATTTTTCCTTAATAATAGGTTAATCTGCTACAAGGTTAAAGTAGAACTGGAAAATTCTGTTTTAGAAGGTTCAATCAAAGGCCTCTTTGTTACTAATGTTTAACTTTTCTGCTTGTATTAAGGTGTATCTGTTTTCCCTGCTGTCTATGCTTCTCCATAGAGATTTTTCAAATCATAAAAAAAGTAGATGCTCTTTTCCTGATCGATTTTGACATACAGGTTGCAGATTTTTTTGATGCTACCCTATCAAAGGGTGCAGATGCGAAGCTGGCTGCCAATTGGATAATGAGTGATATTGCAGCTTATATGAAGAATGAAAAAGTCTCCATAAATGAGATAAAGCTTACTCCTAATGAGTTAGCTGAACTCATCGATTCAATTAAAAGTGGGACAATCAGTGGCAAAATTGGTAAAGAGGTGCGCTTTTATATTATACTCAGTGGCTTTGCCATCTTGCATACAGTTTTAGATTTTACTTGGATTGGCAATAATTGTTCGGAGTTAATGCAGGAAAAATACGAAGTAAAGTAGATGGTAGTGGTGACGGTGGATTGAGGAGGAGATGAAAATAGATAATAACTATACCCTATTTGGGGCTAGTACTTTCCCAATTTCCCCTCGGCCTCTTCATCCTCTCTTTATcattatttttcttcctttcaTCACTGTCATTCTCCTGATTTCCTCTTTATCTCCTTTTTTTCTGCTCCATTATCTCCGTAAAATCCAAAAACGGAAGTATTGAACGACTTCATCTTGACAATATAAATTTGTTTGCAAAATCTGTGCGCCTCGTGTCTATAAGAGTATAACACTTGCGCCTTCAACTCGAGCTTTGCGGTTTGTCATGTCAGGCCCTCGTTGCATGGAAGAATCTTCATAATCTTTTTGCAATATATATGAGAAAATATAGTCTTGTGTGatctttgtttgttttgtcttCATAAGTACAAAAAGAATATCGAAACTTTATAATGTGTCATTAAATATATTAACGTTGCAATATGTGCATTGCATATTTACAAAAAGAAATGGGGTATTTGGacttgaatggaggaagtataaatgTAGTACATGTATGGTTTGAGGCTTTGAGTTCTTGGAGACTTGTAATATCAATGTGAAGAACATATAAAGGCAGAGGAAATGTCTTGGTTGCTACCATTGGAATGTTTCAAACACGAGgcgcgcaaaaaaaaaaaatgttacatGTTTTATTTATAAACATTTACTCTGACTTGAAAACTACTCCGTAGTAGATTAGGTATATATCCAGCTTAGATGTTTAATCCTTTTGTCGCGTGTGTTCAGACTTCAGAGGTTAAAAGTTTTGATTCCTATGAGATTCTGACTGATCCATGTAGTGTTTCATTGCTTCACCATGATTCTGAATTTCTGAATGAAGTATTGTGTTCTGATCATTTACACTCCAGATACTTTTTGAGCTAATTGCTAAAGGAGGAACTGTCAAGGGATTGATCAAAGACAAGAATTTGGTCCAGGCAAGTTGTCCACCTATGCTtgtgtttctttttctttcatttttctggTGGGTGGGGAAAGGTCATGAGTCATAAAGAGTTTAGATATCATTTTGGATGAGGGAGAAGTTTTTGCTCAAGGTATTATCGTCGTTGTCGTCGTTGTTGATAGTTGCCTAACTATCAGTATTTATTAGATATATAAAGGGTTGTCAAAGATAGTCGACATGTGACCGGCACAGATGTTTCATACCAACGCAAGGCTAATACAACCAATATTAGACCGTTACAGTTGAGCCTTGCATTAGTCCTAATGCAAACTTTTGCTTAAAGCGTAAGACTACATTTCTTTTGTGCTGTAGCCATTTGGTAGCTGATCTTTCTTGTCAAGCTCTCGATTATTTGTAGCCCAGTTCAACTCGTTgaaatcataactaaacatgaaAAGAAACTTCCTACAGAAGAATAACTAATTTTTGCCAAACTGTGGTTACTCGTATTGTAAATTTGTATTATGATTGAGCTACTATCAGCTTTCTCTTATCCAACGAATTCACAGATAACTGATCCCGCTGAAATAGAGAAGATGATTGACAAAATACTTGAAGCCAATCCGAAGCAAGTGGAACAATACCGTGGAGGCAGAACAAAATTGCAAGGCTTCTTCGCCGGTCAGGTATTTGGGTCATTAAGATGACACTTCTAGTTCTAGTTATCTTTGGTTTTTCCTCTATAAACAAATTCCAATTTGCGCTATTGTATTTATTACTAATCAATCAGTTTTATTTTTGACTTATTTGAATTATATCGAATCTTGAAATTTATTGAATGTCAGGTGATGAAAGAATCTAAAGGCAAGGCAAATCCAGGGATTCTAAACAAAATACTCCTGGAAAAATTAAACGCTGGGAGCTGAGAATTCTTACACATCCTACTAATCAGGCTTAAGGAGGTCAAAATTTTCGAGGAATTCTTAACAAATACTCTTGAGAAAACGCCGAGAGTGGGTGTGCCTCCAATTTTGAACATGAAGAAGTGTGAAGATTTTCTTTAGGGTTCCTTTTATATCTCAATTttacgttttaattaatttatttaacgTTTTTAGACTTTATGGACGataatttatatgaatatatGTCGTTTTATAAATAGATTAGCAACAGACTTGGTTGTACTTGTACACATACAAAAGGCAAAAGGGAGCTGCAGCATGTTTGGATCGTTCATTCCTGTAAGTTCAGTGTATTAATTATCGTTCATCTCATTTTTATGGTCCTTATTTATTGGAACATATATTAAAGACTTATTTTACTGAATAATATTGCTAAACCTTTCTCAAAGAAATTACCTAAGATCAGTATTTTGTTCTTATTTATCCAATGTTTCTATTCAAAGGCTCAAAGGGAAGAAAATCTGGAAACGGGGGTGGGTGAAACTACTTGTAGAGAATGAGTCCATGGAGCATTTTGGAGCAAAGCCGCACTTTCGAATAACGGCTTTGCTCTATTCACAGAATTAAACACAGTAGTGTGAAATTTTTTGATAGGGATAAAGTCATCGGTCTAATTAAAGGGATAAAATCTCGTCCGTATTGCTTTGTATGTGCAAAGTAAAGCCGCTACTTgaaattgtgtttttatcttttATTCGATGTGGACTCATTCTCTACAAATAGTTTCACCCCATATCCCCTATTTGCAAATTTTTTTGACTTTGAGCGTTCCTTCGGCAAATATGCCTGACGGCCTTTTCTGTTATCCATTCACTATGTTAGCAGTCATTTCATCGTCGTTTGTAACAacttttaattatgtcatgtgtgACTATATACCAACTTTCACTAATTCTTTTACTTGCCACTTTATCAAACAATTGTTTAGAGCAAATGAAGAGAGAGACGGAAAGAAGGGTATTAATgaaatcattaaaataaaaggGATTTTATGGTCATTTACGTTCATGAATGAGTAAATTTTATAGAATTGCAAGTATTATACTCCTATAACCGTCACTTTTAACTCCAAAAAAAACTACAATATGCttcaaaaatatttatatttgaTATTGAAATCTTTTTACAAAAAATTATTTTCAACAATAATTCATGTGCCCGCATTGTATTGTAACAAGAGTAGATAGCCTGCATTTACCTTGTCACAAGGGATGCTACTAAAGGTGGTCAAATGCAGGCTTGGGCCGGGCTGGCATGATTTTTTTGGCCCACAGACATACAAGCTCGTGGGTTTTGGGCGGGTTCGTGGGCTAGGCCTTTGTAAATTTGGGAAAATATGTTGTACAAGCCAGCTTTGTTAGCGGGCGGGACGGGACGGGCCTAATGGGGCGTCCCGTCCATGAAGAGCTCTAGATGCTACGTAAGCTAATACTCCCAAGTCCCAAATGTCCCTACAATAAACTTTCCGAATTACTTGTAAACAGGAGTAATAGTCTCAATAATCCACATCGCAATAACACCAATCGAGAGAACAAGAGTTAGCTCAAGTGGTTACCCCAACCATGAAGTTGGGGTTCGATCCTCACCCGCAACATAGcgttctcatttgaaacaaaaacaaGCAATAACACCTACCAAGCTCGAAAATAAGTGGAAAAAAAAACAATCGAAAGAACAAGAGTGGACGGGAAGGTTTCTCAAAGCAGTAGTGTACGCTCTAGCTTTTCATAAAAATGAACAGAACTGCCAAACAATAAACAGCAACGAGGCAACTGAGCCCAAGGTTCGCAGAGCCACTTCAAAGAATGCATTTCTTCAACTTTGAAAATAAGTAAAAATACGATTTTACCATATGTTTGATTTTTCCGACTAATTGGATATCGCTAAAAGTAACCTATATTTCGTCGTTAAACCTGAATTGTTGTTCACTCTGATACTTGCCTAAAATGGATTAATAGCCGTTTCCCCTCGATCGGGTGAAGTCGCGCTCGCCAACGTGTGCAGCCCCCCTGCTGTAAGAACGACCACCAAATCTTCCTCTAGAAGCTTCAGGCTGATAGCTAGCCCTGCCTCTCCCTCTCCCTGCCAAAATATATGTAGTTCAGTTAGAAAAGCCTGCAGTATTGCAGCTTCAGTGCTTTAAGAACTGTGATGTTACAATAATTTGTAACTCAAGGCGTCATTGCGACAAAAGATACTTCAAAGCGTCATTTTAAGCAAAAAAACTGGACAAATTCTCATGAAATAGCACGCGCTATGATAGCTCAGTTTCTCATTTACGAGGCCCCCAAGTCCGACGCAGCACTCAAGATAACTAATATGAAATCAGTACCTAACTCTTTCCAATCCTTTAATCGTAGAATAAAAAAAGGAGGTCCACATGACAAAAGTTGAGAAAGAGGGTGTGTTTGGTATTTTTACTCAACTCTTCCTTCAACATCTCTTTTTTTTATTCACTATCATACAACtaaaaatattttgttttggAGACGCGTCCGTGCACTTGTATCctcattttagaaaaaaaaaatccccATGTCTGAAAATTGAGTCATGCCAATCCCAGCATTTGGATAGGTACCCAAATCTGACTCGCAGCCTAACTAACAAACCAGGCATTCGGGTGACTAGAAGTCAGGCCTTAGTATCGTAAGTTAAGAATCAAAAGGAAGGTGCAAGATATTTGCTCTAGAAACTTTTAAGGCAAGAAAGAGAAGAGGGTTACATACTTCCACGTGCAAAACTGCTATTTGCTCTTCGTTCTTCGATGTATACCTGTCGTCCAGCAATCTCAACAGAACCAGCCTTCATAGTGAACGGTATAACAAATGTCAGAAGTCGGCACAAAGATACAACATCGAAACTTTCACCCCTAAACTCCACAAGATATTGCAATCCCAACAACTAAAAGATGTGCATAATCGACTATGTTACTTTCTCCCAACAAACAATGAGAACTGCAGAATTGACTCCGTTACTTTCAGAACATAttaaagtaataaacacatgatAAAGCAGAAAAGAAATCCATAGTTCAATTATTCCCGGGGCTCCTCATTGCAAAAATGTTTGCATGGTTTGGTTAAATATAAAGTAATTACACGACACAACATAACAGCCAGTTTCACCATTCACTCGAATGTGAGACTGTTTATTTAACAGTGTAAAAATAAGACGTCACATGATTTTATCGTGTATCTAAATGAAAATACATTtagaaaagaaatatataagtgtggAAACCATGGAAACATTTTAAATTGGCCCAAAAGAGAACACCCAAGCACCCCAATGAGACAGGGATAATACCTAAAAAATAAgatactccgacacttcacttaactGCCGTGTCGTGTGTCAGACACACAACACGACACTTcgacacttcaatttagaccacaaaaTAGGAAAATTCACCCAAAATAGCCGTGTCCGACACTCCGACATGTGTCAGGCACGACACCATGTCGGAGAGTCGGAGTAACACAGCCTAAAAATAACAATTTGAAAAAGACAAGAGAAACAAGATTGTTTCTCCAGGATCAGACAAACCTTAATTGCACTCTGGACAGAAGCAATGTCTTCGAACTCAACAAACGCATAACACACATCAGTATCCTGTATGCCAGAACAAAGGAAGCAAATAAGAACCATGATAAAAAGTTTACGTAACTCTTGCAGTTGTACAATATTAGTCCTGTGAAAGACCAGGTGATGCCAAAATACCTTCAGTCTTCTAATGGCTACCCCTTCAGAACTTAGTTGACCAAACTTCTTAAACTCCTCCTCTATCTCTGAAGAAGACACAGTTGGAAGCAAGTTCCTCACGTATACTGACTTTATCTCACCTGACAGTAACATCAAGTCAGATATTGAGAAGTTATCAACAACATCAATCCTCAATTCCTCATGTTATTAAAAGGTAAAAATCCACCTACTCAAGAATCAAAAAAATGAATGACAACAAAGGCAAGGAagtcaacaacattaccccaggtTCCCAGTGCTTCTAGAATTCTCGTAAGTTTCGGGGTAAAGAAGGCTGGATGCACACATCCCTACCCGTATGTTGAGAGGCTTTTTACGAAAGACCCATGAAAAAATTGCATCAAAGTACTGCTACTTCACAATAATCCGAAACTGAAGAATATGAGGCTTTGGCTTTATTGGAAATGTCAACAAAGAGAAGGGAGTACGAGGCATTAAAAAATTGCATCCATCTTCTGACAACCTACTGGATGGGGAAGGAAGCATTGAGACTAAAAAAATATGCTAAAAGGGACTTTACATACCAAGATCACCTACTGTCGAAAAATCCTCACTCATATCTCCTGCCATACTAACATTCACAGCCTGTGTTGAACTCGACTGTTGCTGGGATGGTTGAGCAGCAGATTGTTGTTGCCATTCTGAAGCCGGTGTCCCTCTCTTGTTAGAAGACTGTGCGTGTGCTACAGATGTACCCTGCGCTGCCTGAGCTTTGGCAGCCCGTAACTTCAGAAACAAGGGAAAtcttttaatattttaataactAAGTCCCATCTGATAAAACAAACTATTTAGGTATGTTTTAGCATAGCAAGTTAGGGTAAGAGGAACACATACAACAGAGGCATATGTATGCTTTTGTGGCTCCTCTACAGATTCCTCCATCGACATTGGTGGAACTTCTTGTACGGGATCTATTGGACATTCAAGAAAACCATTTGCCTGCTCCCTAGAATGGTCTTCAAGGACACTCTCGACTTCAGCGACTTGTTGCAGCCGTTGATCTGGAATTGAATAATTATCAATACCACCATTCTCCTCAATGTTATCCGGAGACATGTAATCTCTGGCCTGCATTCCTCCACTCATCATGTAATTAGCCACTGCAAAACAGTAACCTCACAATCAGAAGACTGCAAAAATCCTAGGGAACAGAAGCACAAGTATAAGCATACTCAAATGAGATGTCGCACACTGTTGCATGAGCATTTATCGTAAGGCCAATGTCTAATTCTAAGGCTTGTTTTAGTTTTTACTTTCAAGAGTTGACAACAAGTGAACATATACACAGAATTAAATATAGAAATATAGCATTTTTTAGCTTCTCCAAAACTTGCAATTTAACGACTTTGACAACAAATATAATTTGCACCAACATTGACTACCTCATAACAAGTTACATACCTGATTCCGGCATGGCTGAAGGAGCATTTAACTTTCCAGTCAGATTGTTCTGACCCATCAAAGAAGCTGAATATGGATGAATTTGGTCATCCTCGATGAAGTGAAAGATATCACTGAGAACAAAATAACCTTTCTCTTGGGGAGCAAGGAAAAATGTTTGAGCGAATTTCCTTCTTCCACTGAAATCTCGCATTTGTAAAGTCCCTGTGACCATCACAATCACTCCTCCATTCCATGATTCAAGGGAATTTATCGTCTTAATCTCGATGGAAGTAAGGCGAATTGACATAACTAGAGTGTGGATTTGCTGCCAGGACCGAGAAATTAATTTATTAGAAGTCAGCTTAAGGTTACTATTATCAAGAACAataagagaggaagagagagatCACGTGGGCAGGGGAAGCGACCTAGGCAGATCATAGCAATAACGCCCTTGGGAAATAATGCAGGCAAAAAAGTAAAAATATTACAAAAGTTGAACAACAAGGCGCAGATGGTTTGCCTCTAACAACAGCAACTCAGAAGTAACAAACTTCAGTTAGAGAATTGAAGTTCAAAAATATAAATGATTTAGCAACGCTAAAAGTCATGGTATAGGCTTTCAAATTCAACATTCTTTTGATAGTATCAAGAGTGAGGATATAGCCATATTCTAGGTTTTATGGCCAATACACATCTTCCTTACTGGAATGTAAAAGTCACTCAACAGGAAAGAATATTAAAAACTGAATCCCTAAGTAAATGTTAGTATGTAACATAGTAACAGACTACAGTTTCTTTTAGTCAAATACCACATTTGACCCTAGAATCATATGTCGAAACTCAAAAGTGAGTGCAATTTTCACTCAAACTCGTGCCAGTACGGACGAAATTCGGAATCGGAATgagtacttttttttttaattaattcagCTTCCATAAGGATCCTGATGTTTGCTTTTTTAACACCAAAATTAAAAACATAAATTATTAAACTTGAAGATCAAACATGTTGATTGAAGTAGAAGTGTCACAAGGTGACACTGGTGCTACATGATCCAAATGCCCCCATAGATTGAGGGAAAATTCAGGGACGTGGTAGTTAGGCTGACGCCAAGAATTACGTTATGATTCAAGTTTGGTAAGAAACGTTCACAAGATAAATATGGCAATAAAAAATGTTCGGTTGAGTAATGAAGTGATTGTGTGTCCAAATTTTTTATTTTAGAGAAAAAAACAAGAAATAATGAAAGTTCAGGAACAGGAAGGTTCACCTAAGGTGGTGTTTGCGGCATTTGAGACAAATACCACTAAGGCACAAAAGGCAAAGTGAAAAAACTATGACCAGTGGAAGAAAATTGAAGAGACAAGCAGAGGGGTAACTGAAAACAGCATTGCGCCTAGGTGTTGTTCTTGGTGAAGGTAGAATACAAATTTATATGGAAGATACAGATTTATCTAtaactactactattattatgtttttatttttcaaTTTAATCTTTTCCAAATTTCTTACtcctaaaacaaaacaaaaaaaaggctTTACACATGTTTATGAGTATTAAATTTATTAGTATGAACTACTTATCATGTAGTCCCTTTTTTGTTTTcccctatttttattattttacagtcattgacggcttcataaaataaaacaaaacaattaGGGTTTAAGGTTCTCTTGTATATCACGGATTTACATCTTAATTTCTTTCAAAGGGCTTCCCTCATTTTACGCCTTTTACATTTCTTTTAACTAACATTGACTTTTATCACATAAGATGGTTCACTTTACTCAAAATTAAGGCTTAGTTGCTATTTTATTATTAGTAAAAAGTACAAAGAAACCTAAACTTACATACACAAAAATGCCATACACTACACTTCTACACGGATGGTAATAACATTATCAGGAAATTGCTTTACACTAATTACACTTCCGACAATTATTGTCTTTTGAGCACCAGAAGTACCTACTCATACAGCATAAATTTTACACAGCAGTGAAAATCATAGTACAAAATCCAAAATTATTAGTCTCCGCTTTAATTTAATTTTTGTAGAAAGACGGGAATCCATCCATCAAGAATAGACTCCAAGTCCGAGCCTCTCATCCTCGTTAACCGTAGCCTCTCATTCTCTCAACCGTAAATATCATGTCAATAATCTCAGCTCCCTAATATAGGTTTAATGAAACTTAGATGAGGGTGAAGTGCAGAAAAAGCAGTCCTTAGATGATTAAAACCATTAAATATCTCTCTTAATTTAAAGAGTTTGATCAAGCTGCTACAATATGAGAATCCTAAACTACTATACTTCAACCAAAAGTTTTTTTTAACAATCTAAGCAACTCCTCCTTACTTCCATGCCAAAGCTTCGCTACCAAGACACAAAATGTGTGCAGAAAGCACAATGAGCTTCATTCGGCTTGAGTTTCATTACCTCCTTTTACTTGTCCATTATGTTACCCTTTTCTTCACAGCGAAGGAAGCAAAACCATTGTTAATATATTTGGCACACAAAATCAGTTCCCTTTGAAATCCTAGATTGTCTCTTTGTTCTCTCAACAAATGATGATTATCTTTCAACTATTACTGCGTATGCCAGCTGCATATGTCAGTAGTTCACAGTGAACTCCAAAGCATAGCTACACCGCCTTTCGCCTCCCCATTACCAATATCATCTACTGCACGCAAGCTACTTTTCACAAAAACTCAATTACAGAGTGCACCCCTTTAGCAAACTCCAACTTATCTGCTTTCCAAACATGATCCTTGTTAACCAGAAACACTTCCTTCAGAAGTTCCATTCTTTAGCTTCACCACTAACAGAAACCCACAACTTGTTTCACAATTCAAACGGCCTATTATTGTAAAGAAAATAGGACACCAAACTCTCTATGAACGCCACATTGTATAACCAAGCATACTATTAGTTTTTAAAAAAAACCTTATCCATGAATTTCACAAGCTCTAGCAAGTAAAATGAACTATTTATTCCTCAATGGTCAATGTATACTAATTATAGACAGTctcaattttcatttttttacaaCAGTTTTTAGGATAAGAGACTAACCCAATTACCCATATAATTGATTGCCAACATCAAATATTCATCAATATCTGGCTTGGCATCACATTAAGACGGTCTTATATAGGAGTTAGCGTCATTTAATTAGGAATCACTCACTTATTCACTAAAAATCTCTTCCTTTCAAAGTGCTTAATTCAAAAAACACAAACTTCTTTATTCACCGccaaaataataacaacaacaacattaccccagtgcctcaatggctcccgcaaattgaggggtaagggggggtcggatgtacgcagccttacccttgtgttggcaacacaaagaggctgtttccgaatgacccaagatgaaaattgcgtcgagaactgcattgaaggaccgctacttcacaaaagaaagaagcgcttctttagtgagccattttgatttattccattataatccataaccaaagagtaatgagtctttgaCTCCATTGAAAATATGGAAAAACCGCCAAAATAATAACATGAAAGAAAAATCCACTCTTAAGACTGTTTTTATACTTATACTACCATTGTAAAATAATATATCTTGGATACAAATTTATGTAATCCCAAAGTTATTGTCATTCTGTGACTATGGTTGTCACATCTTTTGGATTCGAAAATATGAACTATATGAAAGCATGCACACAAATAGGAGGCATATAATTTACTCACATACAGTATATGTACTTCCATAGTTCCATCCCTCTTATTTTTTTTCCCCAATTTTCTACAAAGGCAGTACTAAATAACCCCACAAATTGTAGAGTCCATCATTACATCCACCAAATTATTAAAACGCTAATTACCCATTTTTACAATTTACTACCTAACACAATTTGTTTAGAAATTTTCTACCGATTATGACACTTCTTAAGTAGAAAAA from Silene latifolia isolate original U9 population chromosome 2, ASM4854445v1, whole genome shotgun sequence encodes the following:
- the LOC141642259 gene encoding nuclear transport factor 2 isoform X1, giving the protein MATSYMTANQVGTYFVTQYYTMLQQSPEFVHQLYSEASTVLRIDGHRSEMASAMVQIHTLVMSIRLTSIEIKTINSLESWNGGVIVMVTGTLQMRDFSGRRKFAQTFFLAPQEKGYFVLSDIFHFIEDDQIHPYSASLMGQNNLTGKLNAPSAMPESVANYMMSGGMQARDYMSPDNIEENGGIDNYSIPDQRLQQVAEVESVLEDHSREQANGFLECPIDPVQEVPPMSMEESVEEPQKHTYASVLRAAKAQAAQGTSVAHAQSSNKRGTPASEWQQQSAAQPSQQQSSSTQAVNVSMAGDMSEDFSTVGDLGEIKSVYVRNLLPTVSSSEIEEEFKKFGQLSSEGVAIRRLKDTDVCYAFVEFEDIASVQSAIKAGSVEIAGRQVYIEERRANSSFARGRRGRGRASYQPEASRGRFGGRSYSRGAAHVGERDFTRSRGNGY
- the LOC141642259 gene encoding nuclear transport factor 2 isoform X2, whose amino-acid sequence is MATSYMTANQVGTYFVTQYYTMLQQSPEFVHQLYSEASTVLRIDGHRSEMASAMQIHTLVMSIRLTSIEIKTINSLESWNGGVIVMVTGTLQMRDFSGRRKFAQTFFLAPQEKGYFVLSDIFHFIEDDQIHPYSASLMGQNNLTGKLNAPSAMPESVANYMMSGGMQARDYMSPDNIEENGGIDNYSIPDQRLQQVAEVESVLEDHSREQANGFLECPIDPVQEVPPMSMEESVEEPQKHTYASVLRAAKAQAAQGTSVAHAQSSNKRGTPASEWQQQSAAQPSQQQSSSTQAVNVSMAGDMSEDFSTVGDLGEIKSVYVRNLLPTVSSSEIEEEFKKFGQLSSEGVAIRRLKDTDVCYAFVEFEDIASVQSAIKAGSVEIAGRQVYIEERRANSSFARGRRGRGRASYQPEASRGRFGGRSYSRGAAHVGERDFTRSRGNGY